The following are encoded in a window of Thiohalobacter sp. IOR34 genomic DNA:
- the tldD gene encoding metalloprotease TldD, which yields MSEDSLELARQHLLAPAGLGENDLARVLDSMLGHAVDAADLYFQSTRFESWMLEDGIVKEGNHSIEQGAGVRAISGEKTGFAYSDEIVLPALQQAAGAARAIARSGRQVELRAWQPSGDAGLYRPLDPLETMSADDKVALLQRIDAEARRQDPRVQQVIVSLAGVHEVMLVAASDGTLAGDVRPLVRVNVSVIVEHDGRREQGSSGGGGRGGYELLTSDDAALWHAREAVRQALVNLEAVEAPAGNMTVVLGPGWPGVLLHEAVGHGLEGDFNRKGTSAFAGRLGETVASPLCTVVDDGTLPGRRGSLNIDDEGTPTRQTVLIEKGVLRGYMQDKLNGRLMGVASTGNGRRESYAHQPMPRMTNTYMLPGEQAPEEIIASVDNGLYAVNFGGGQVDITSGKFVFSASEAYLIEGGKVTRPVKGATLIGSGPEVLTRVSMVGNDLQLDKGVGTCGKDGQSVPVGVGQPTLRIDGLTVGGTSA from the coding sequence ATGAGTGAAGACAGTCTCGAACTGGCGCGCCAACATCTGCTGGCCCCGGCCGGCCTCGGCGAGAACGACCTTGCCCGGGTGCTCGACAGCATGCTGGGGCATGCCGTCGATGCCGCGGACCTCTATTTCCAGTCGACCCGTTTCGAGTCCTGGATGCTGGAGGATGGCATCGTCAAGGAGGGCAATCACAGCATCGAGCAGGGGGCCGGGGTACGGGCGATCAGCGGTGAGAAGACCGGTTTCGCCTATTCCGACGAGATCGTCCTGCCGGCCCTGCAGCAGGCGGCCGGGGCGGCCCGCGCCATTGCCCGCAGTGGTCGCCAGGTCGAACTCCGCGCCTGGCAGCCGTCCGGCGATGCCGGGCTGTACCGGCCGCTCGATCCCCTGGAGACGATGAGCGCCGACGACAAGGTGGCCCTGCTGCAGCGCATCGATGCCGAGGCACGGCGCCAGGATCCGCGTGTCCAGCAGGTGATCGTCAGCCTGGCCGGCGTGCACGAGGTGATGCTGGTGGCGGCCAGCGACGGCACCCTGGCCGGTGATGTGCGGCCGCTGGTGCGGGTCAACGTCAGCGTCATCGTCGAGCACGACGGGCGCCGCGAACAGGGCAGCTCGGGCGGCGGCGGGCGCGGTGGCTACGAGCTGCTCACCAGCGATGATGCCGCCCTCTGGCATGCCCGCGAGGCGGTGCGCCAGGCGCTGGTCAACCTGGAGGCGGTCGAGGCGCCGGCCGGCAACATGACCGTGGTGCTGGGGCCCGGCTGGCCGGGGGTGCTGCTGCACGAGGCCGTCGGTCATGGTCTGGAAGGCGATTTCAACCGCAAGGGCACCTCGGCCTTTGCCGGCCGGCTCGGCGAGACGGTGGCCTCGCCGCTGTGCACCGTGGTCGACGATGGCACCCTGCCGGGGCGCCGTGGCTCACTGAACATCGACGACGAGGGTACGCCCACCCGGCAGACGGTGCTGATCGAGAAGGGGGTGCTCAGGGGCTACATGCAGGACAAGCTGAACGGGCGGCTGATGGGGGTGGCCTCCACCGGCAACGGCCGGCGCGAGTCCTATGCCCACCAGCCCATGCCGCGCATGACCAACACCTACATGCTGCCCGGCGAGCAGGCGCCGGAAGAGATCATCGCCTCGGTGGACAACGGCCTGTATGCCGTCAACTTCGGCGGCGGCCAAGTGGACATCACCTCCGGCAAGTTCGTCTTTTCGGCCAGCGAGGCCTATCTGATCGAGGGTGGCAAGGTGACCCGGCCGGTGAAGGGTGCCACCCTGATCGGCAGCGGCCCGGAGGTACTGACCCGGGTGTCGATGGTCGGCAACGACCTGCAGCTGGACAAGGGGGTCGGTACCTGCGGCAAGGACGGGCAGAGCGTGCCGGTCGGGGTCGGTCAGCCGACGCTGCGCATCGACGGCCTGACGGTGGGCGGCACCAGCGCCTGA
- a CDS encoding carbon-nitrogen hydrolase family protein, whose protein sequence is MTQVAAIQMASGPNVSANLLEAERLMAEAAKAGAELIVLPENFALMGMDESDKVEIREADGGGQIQDFLAQQARQLGVWVVGGTVPLEAADAHKVRAACLLYDDRGERVARYDKLHLFDVEVPEIGERYTESETIEAGEEVRVVDTPFGRLGLAVCYDLRFPELFRAMIDQGMELLAVPSAFTAITGKAHWETLVRTRAIENLCYVIAANQGGYHVNGRETHGDSMVVDPWGNVVGRLTRGTGAVQAQIDLGQLQATRRHFPSLEHRRLSCR, encoded by the coding sequence ATGACACAGGTCGCTGCGATCCAGATGGCCTCGGGGCCGAATGTCAGCGCCAACCTGCTCGAGGCCGAGCGGCTGATGGCGGAAGCGGCCAAGGCGGGTGCCGAGCTCATCGTCCTGCCCGAGAACTTTGCCCTGATGGGCATGGACGAGAGTGACAAGGTGGAGATCCGCGAGGCCGACGGCGGCGGTCAGATTCAGGATTTTCTCGCCCAGCAGGCGCGTCAGCTGGGGGTCTGGGTGGTCGGTGGCACCGTGCCACTGGAGGCCGCAGATGCGCACAAGGTGCGCGCCGCCTGCCTGCTCTACGACGATCGCGGCGAGCGAGTGGCGCGTTACGACAAGCTGCACCTGTTCGATGTCGAGGTGCCGGAGATCGGCGAGAGATACACCGAGTCCGAGACCATCGAGGCGGGCGAGGAGGTCAGGGTGGTCGACACCCCCTTCGGCCGGCTCGGCCTGGCGGTGTGCTACGATCTGCGCTTTCCGGAGCTGTTCCGCGCCATGATCGACCAGGGCATGGAACTGCTCGCCGTGCCCTCCGCCTTCACTGCCATCACCGGCAAGGCGCACTGGGAGACACTGGTCCGGACCCGGGCCATCGAGAATCTGTGCTACGTCATCGCCGCCAACCAGGGCGGCTACCATGTCAACGGCCGCGAGACCCACGGTGACTCCATGGTGGTCGATCCCTGGGGCAACGTCGTAGGGCGGCTGACGCGCGGCACCGGCGCGGTCCAGGCACAGATCGATCTCGGCCAGCTGCAGGCCACCCGGCGGCACTTTCCCAGCCTCGAACACCGGCGGCTCAGCTGCCGCTGA